The proteins below are encoded in one region of Nitrosomonas ureae:
- the fliG gene encoding flagellar motor switch protein FliG — protein sequence MDDEGLKKSAILLMTLGEQEAASVIKLLGPKEVQRLGETMSTLQNITRSEIENIVSEFCDEAEGRTTLGQNSSDYIRKVLTSALGDEKAANLIDRILQGGDTSGIEGLKWMDAVSAAEMIKNEHPQIIATILVHLERDQACEILSLFTERLRNDTLLRIATLDSIQPDALRELNDVLTKLLSGSANVRKAAMGGVRAAAEILNFAPSAHEASVIENIKQYDEELAQKIMDEMFVFDNLIDIDDQGIQLLLREVQSDSLIIALKGAQEELRKKIFKNMSQRAAEALREDLESKGPVRISEVETEQKEILKIVRQLADDGQIVLGGKGDDGFI from the coding sequence ATGGATGATGAAGGACTCAAGAAAAGTGCCATTCTGCTGATGACCTTGGGTGAACAGGAAGCGGCATCGGTCATTAAATTACTGGGCCCGAAAGAAGTGCAAAGACTGGGTGAAACCATGTCCACACTGCAGAATATTACGCGGTCAGAAATTGAAAACATCGTATCCGAGTTTTGTGATGAAGCTGAAGGCAGAACTACCTTAGGGCAAAATTCGTCAGATTATATTCGTAAAGTTTTAACCAGCGCACTGGGTGACGAAAAAGCAGCCAATCTTATCGATCGCATTCTACAAGGCGGAGATACCAGCGGTATTGAAGGACTGAAATGGATGGACGCAGTATCAGCGGCTGAGATGATTAAGAACGAGCATCCGCAAATTATTGCGACTATCCTCGTCCATCTGGAGCGCGATCAAGCTTGTGAAATTTTAAGTCTGTTTACCGAGCGCTTGCGCAACGATACGTTACTACGCATAGCCACGCTCGATAGTATTCAGCCCGATGCGTTACGTGAACTCAACGATGTATTAACTAAATTGCTATCCGGCAGCGCCAATGTCCGCAAAGCAGCTATGGGCGGAGTCCGCGCGGCTGCCGAAATTCTCAATTTCGCTCCATCGGCTCATGAAGCCAGCGTTATTGAAAACATCAAGCAGTACGATGAAGAACTAGCACAAAAAATCATGGATGAAATGTTTGTATTTGATAACCTGATTGACATTGATGATCAGGGCATTCAACTACTACTCAGAGAAGTTCAATCGGATTCTTTGATAATTGCGTTGAAAGGAGCGCAGGAAGAATTGCGCAAGAAAATTTTCAAAAATATGTCGCAACGCGCTGCTGAAGCTCTTCGTGAAGACCTTGAAAGTAAGGGTCCAGTACGTATTTCCGAAGTTGAAACCGAACAAAAGGAAATTCTTAAGATTGTGCGTCAATTGGCGGACGATGGACAAATTGTTTTGGGTGGAAAGGGTGATGATGGTTTTATCTAG
- a CDS encoding flagellar assembly protein FliH — protein sequence MITNNFVPKAELNTYQRWEMDSLEDSDLLTEPQKNENHHLEEDTAEQETIALPNEEEIAAVYQHAQETGYAAGLQQGHAAGYAEGRKAAEMEVKGEVAHIQSLLTQLSQDLQYMDQQVADSLLDLSLTLARKLVTTALRIKPELIIPIVQEAIRNLSHSMQHPRLYLHPEDAKLVAAHLQVQVEQDNWCIREDEKLSRGSCRIEADGSEIDGSMEIRWHRALSTIGHDNKWLEMED from the coding sequence ATGATAACCAATAATTTTGTTCCCAAAGCGGAGCTCAACACTTATCAACGCTGGGAAATGGATTCTTTGGAAGACTCTGATTTATTGACAGAACCACAGAAAAATGAAAATCATCACCTAGAAGAAGATACTGCTGAACAGGAAACGATCGCCCTACCAAATGAGGAAGAAATTGCTGCCGTCTATCAGCATGCTCAAGAAACAGGCTATGCAGCGGGACTTCAACAAGGCCACGCAGCCGGATATGCAGAAGGTAGAAAAGCGGCGGAAATGGAAGTGAAGGGCGAAGTGGCACACATTCAATCACTACTCACACAGTTGTCTCAGGATCTTCAATATATGGATCAACAGGTTGCGGACAGCTTGCTGGATTTATCGCTTACACTTGCACGGAAGCTAGTGACGACAGCATTAAGGATAAAACCTGAATTGATCATACCCATCGTGCAAGAAGCTATTCGTAATTTGTCGCATTCAATGCAACATCCACGCCTTTATTTACACCCTGAAGATGCCAAACTTGTTGCCGCACACCTGCAGGTGCAAGTGGAGCAGGACAACTGGTGCATCCGTGAAGATGAAAAACTATCTCGGGGTAGTTGCCGTATTGAAGCGGATGGCAGCGAAATCGACGGCAGTATGGAAATTCGTTGGCACAGAGCCCTATCGACTATTGGTCACGATAACAAATGGCTTGAAATGGAAGACTAG
- the fliI gene encoding flagellar protein export ATPase FliI produces the protein MSRHEQWSSFLRNCTQVINPANSFLLSGTVTKVTGLVMEAVGLRLAVGSSCTVFLANGQNVSAEVVGFSGERLFLMPSSDVYGLSPGARVFPSEVLNEPPRIGNFQPPRRRAADRAKHVIVGPELLGRVLNGVGEPLDRLGPTHAEHSVPLYSRPFNPLERTPVSEPLDVGVRAINTLLTVGRGQRMGLFAGSGVGKSVLLGMMARYTTADVIVVGLIGERGREVKEFIENILGKDGLARSVVVAAPADTSPLLRLQGAAYATAIAEYFRDSGKHVLLIMDSLTRYAMAQREISLAIGEPPATKGYPPSVFAKLPQLVERAGNGNQAGGSITAFYTVLAEGDDQNDPIVDSARAILDGHIVLSRRLAEAGHYPAIDIEASISRVMTSVVPQKQIDMARQFKSLYARYQRSHDLISVGAYVAGTDPELDRAIRLYPSFEKFLHQTMSQYENFADSLVKLTKLFEIER, from the coding sequence ATGTCACGACATGAACAATGGAGCAGTTTTCTAAGAAATTGCACGCAAGTAATTAATCCCGCCAATTCTTTCTTACTCAGCGGAACAGTAACTAAGGTTACGGGATTGGTCATGGAAGCAGTCGGTCTCAGGTTGGCAGTTGGAAGCAGTTGTACCGTTTTCTTAGCGAACGGGCAAAACGTCTCGGCTGAAGTAGTAGGGTTCTCGGGAGAACGTTTATTTTTGATGCCATCAAGTGATGTTTATGGATTGTCACCCGGAGCCAGAGTGTTTCCCTCCGAAGTTCTCAACGAGCCTCCTCGCATCGGTAATTTTCAACCTCCCCGAAGACGCGCTGCAGATCGTGCAAAGCATGTAATCGTTGGGCCGGAGTTGCTGGGGCGGGTACTAAATGGTGTGGGCGAACCGCTCGATCGACTTGGACCAACCCATGCGGAGCATAGCGTCCCGCTCTACAGTCGTCCTTTTAATCCATTGGAACGCACTCCTGTCAGTGAACCGCTTGATGTTGGGGTAAGAGCCATTAACACGCTGCTTACTGTCGGTAGAGGGCAGCGCATGGGTTTATTTGCGGGAAGCGGGGTGGGAAAAAGCGTTTTACTGGGAATGATGGCGCGTTACACCACTGCCGATGTGATTGTCGTCGGTTTAATCGGGGAACGGGGGCGCGAGGTTAAGGAATTTATTGAAAATATTCTCGGCAAAGATGGGCTCGCACGCTCAGTGGTTGTTGCCGCACCGGCGGATACATCGCCATTATTACGCTTACAAGGCGCTGCTTATGCAACAGCCATTGCCGAATATTTCCGGGATAGCGGCAAGCATGTATTGCTCATTATGGACTCATTGACCCGTTATGCTATGGCACAAAGAGAAATATCATTGGCTATCGGTGAACCCCCTGCCACTAAGGGCTATCCGCCCTCGGTATTTGCGAAATTACCCCAGTTAGTGGAACGCGCCGGTAACGGCAATCAAGCTGGCGGTTCAATTACAGCCTTTTATACTGTGTTGGCAGAAGGAGACGATCAGAATGATCCGATCGTGGATAGTGCCCGCGCTATTCTTGATGGACATATTGTTTTATCACGAAGATTGGCGGAAGCAGGACATTATCCAGCAATCGATATTGAGGCCTCGATTAGTCGCGTGATGACCAGCGTGGTGCCGCAGAAACAAATCGATATGGCGCGGCAATTTAAAAGCCTGTATGCACGCTATCAGCGCAGTCATGATTTGATCAGTGTCGGCGCGTATGTCGCTGGCACGGACCCAGAGCTTGATCGAGCCATCAGGCTTTACCCGTCATTTGAAAAATTTTTACATCAGACCATGTCGCAATACGAGAATTTTGCCGATAGCCTTGTGAAACTCACGAAATTATTTGAAATTGAAAGATAG
- the fliJ gene encoding flagellar export protein FliJ, with the protein MSTKSSLKILLDLAQQKTDALARKLGKLNTQQQEAEKKLNLLLQYRHSYQSYMQDSTRTGLDHIEWLNFMAFMNKLDAAITEQRQAVLFAQNKKIAGGDEFLSSQQKLKSYDTLSQRKRSAEDLIQAKNEQKIQDEFTSNSFYRNSSPPKNG; encoded by the coding sequence ATGTCAACAAAGTCATCACTAAAGATTCTTCTGGATTTAGCGCAACAGAAAACAGATGCTTTAGCAAGAAAATTGGGTAAGCTAAATACCCAACAGCAAGAGGCAGAAAAAAAATTAAATCTGCTGTTGCAGTATCGTCATAGTTATCAATCTTATATGCAGGATTCAACAAGAACCGGACTCGATCATATCGAGTGGCTCAATTTTATGGCCTTCATGAACAAGCTTGATGCGGCAATAACAGAACAGCGTCAGGCCGTACTATTTGCCCAAAACAAAAAGATTGCCGGAGGTGATGAGTTTCTATCCAGCCAACAAAAATTAAAATCCTACGATACGTTATCGCAACGAAAAAGAAGTGCGGAAGATTTAATACAAGCAAAGAACGAACAGAAAATACAGGATGAATTTACCTCAAACTCCTTTTATCGCAATTCATCTCCACCCAAAAATGGTTAA
- a CDS encoding flagellar hook-length control protein FliK, with protein sequence MLNLSVAPQINASAENNIAITSNSNPSGKNESDGEEFGKVLQREVSEAENKHEKNDTPTTSERSDNPVSLEENNNNNDNNTILTVPEPVTAGDTVSFIHTLLNNSTHPANLNHSQLPVDSIFDHPTKTVLPNMPQVSDTMFSNSLIPQEGKQTLSVMVPTANPMFQQKLAQHNLMANDYFSLPNNIWQSLSAENSAVDGNLLPFSSEMSLITQSAAQESIFSTQNESFTSQSLSSQSLGLSSTGAVNTAPQDIHVDLPINQPKWGSEFAQKVVWLTSQQNQVAEIHLNPAHLGPVEVMLTITQDQATAQFVSPHLAVREAIQEALPRLREMMADNGIQLGNVMVGADSFQQENKQQQSYQSEKNATNIPGQEAETGKHIETVTMPGRHLGMVNTYA encoded by the coding sequence ATGTTAAACCTATCTGTTGCACCGCAAATTAACGCTTCAGCTGAAAATAATATTGCAATAACGAGCAATTCGAATCCATCAGGAAAGAATGAATCCGACGGTGAAGAGTTTGGAAAAGTCTTGCAGCGTGAAGTCTCCGAAGCAGAAAACAAGCATGAGAAAAACGATACGCCCACTACCAGTGAACGCTCCGATAATCCAGTATCCCTGGAAGAAAATAATAATAATAACGATAACAATACCATCTTAACCGTGCCTGAACCGGTAACTGCGGGTGATACGGTTAGCTTTATTCATACTCTGCTGAATAATTCGACACATCCAGCCAACCTTAATCACTCACAACTTCCAGTGGATTCAATATTCGATCACCCTACAAAGACTGTACTGCCGAATATGCCACAAGTATCAGATACGATGTTTTCGAATTCATTGATTCCCCAGGAGGGTAAACAGACTCTGAGTGTTATGGTTCCAACTGCGAATCCAATGTTTCAGCAAAAACTGGCACAACATAATTTAATGGCGAATGATTATTTTTCGCTGCCCAATAATATCTGGCAATCATTGAGTGCGGAAAATTCTGCCGTTGACGGCAATTTATTGCCATTCTCTTCAGAAATGAGCTTAATCACTCAGAGTGCTGCGCAAGAATCGATATTTTCCACACAAAACGAATCATTTACCTCACAATCTCTTTCATCACAATCACTTGGCCTAAGCAGTACTGGTGCGGTAAACACTGCACCGCAGGATATTCATGTTGATCTTCCAATAAATCAGCCAAAATGGGGAAGTGAATTCGCTCAGAAAGTAGTTTGGTTGACTTCTCAGCAAAATCAAGTGGCTGAGATTCATCTGAATCCAGCGCATTTGGGTCCTGTTGAAGTGATGTTGACCATCACGCAGGATCAGGCAACCGCCCAATTTGTATCCCCGCACTTAGCGGTACGCGAAGCTATCCAGGAAGCCTTGCCAAGACTAAGAGAGATGATGGCTGATAACGGCATCCAACTAGGTAATGTCATGGTCGGCGCTGATTCATTCCAACAAGAAAACAAACAACAACAGAGCTATCAATCCGAAAAAAATGCAACTAACATACCTGGCCAGGAAGCAGAAACCGGCAAACATATTGAAACAGTTACTATGCCGGGGAGGCATCTTGGCATGGTCAATACTTATGCGTAA
- the fliL gene encoding flagellar basal body-associated protein FliL, producing the protein MSKSNETPPAEGKKSKKGLVIIILIAIIAICAGAGGTWYFMQMSGDGEGETEKAKPKAKPTTFIDLDIFTVNLQPEENNQYLQVGLTVKTRESEVVQEIAKQMPLIRNRILMLLSSKKAADISSIAGKQQLSQQVSDEIRQSIDSEDLQEDVREVLFTSFVIQ; encoded by the coding sequence ATGTCAAAATCTAATGAAACACCCCCTGCTGAAGGCAAAAAGAGCAAAAAGGGTCTGGTAATTATTATTTTAATTGCAATCATCGCAATCTGCGCCGGTGCAGGCGGTACCTGGTACTTCATGCAAATGTCTGGGGACGGCGAAGGCGAAACTGAGAAAGCAAAGCCAAAAGCAAAACCAACCACCTTCATAGATCTCGATATTTTTACTGTCAATCTTCAGCCGGAAGAAAACAATCAATACTTGCAGGTGGGATTAACTGTCAAAACCAGAGAATCCGAAGTCGTGCAAGAAATAGCCAAACAAATGCCACTCATTCGCAATCGCATTCTTATGTTGCTTTCCAGTAAAAAAGCGGCTGATATTTCGAGCATTGCCGGCAAGCAACAATTAAGCCAACAGGTTTCTGATGAAATCAGACAATCCATTGACTCCGAAGATCTGCAAGAAGATGTGCGAGAAGTATTATTCACCTCGTTCGTGATTCAGTAA
- the fliM gene encoding flagellar motor switch protein FliM: protein MAEDFLSQDEVDALLKSTTGETDEVKEEVEKGGIRNYNLATQERIVRGRMPTYEIINERFARLLRIGLFNFMRRTVDIAVGPVKVIKFSEFVRNLVVPTNLNMVHMKPLRGTALFVFDPELIFLIVDNLFGGDGRYHTRVEGRDFTQTEQRIIQRLLGVVFDEYEKSWKSVYPIQFEYLRSEMNPQFATIATPNEVVVCVTFDIDMGNKGGGLHVCIPYSMVEPIRDTLYSALQGDHLEVDKRWIKLLSQQVQGAEVELVANLGGAKVTFEQILSMQSGDIIPLEIPKSISVCVDGVPVMDCRYGTMNGHYALRVNSMISRSEFE, encoded by the coding sequence ATGGCCGAAGATTTTCTCTCACAGGATGAAGTTGACGCACTTCTCAAAAGTACCACTGGTGAAACCGATGAGGTAAAAGAAGAGGTAGAGAAAGGGGGTATCCGTAATTATAACCTTGCGACACAAGAACGCATTGTCCGGGGGCGGATGCCCACTTATGAGATTATCAATGAACGGTTTGCAAGATTACTACGTATCGGCTTATTCAATTTTATGCGCCGCACTGTGGATATCGCAGTTGGTCCGGTTAAGGTAATCAAGTTCAGCGAATTTGTCCGTAACTTGGTTGTCCCCACTAATCTCAATATGGTTCATATGAAACCATTACGGGGTACAGCGTTGTTTGTTTTTGATCCCGAACTGATTTTTCTGATTGTGGATAACCTGTTTGGTGGTGACGGCAGATATCACACGCGCGTTGAGGGAAGAGATTTTACTCAGACAGAGCAGCGAATTATTCAGCGTTTATTAGGTGTGGTTTTTGATGAGTATGAGAAATCGTGGAAATCCGTTTACCCGATTCAGTTCGAATACCTCAGGTCTGAGATGAATCCTCAGTTTGCTACGATCGCCACACCGAACGAAGTGGTGGTTTGCGTGACATTTGATATCGATATGGGAAATAAAGGCGGAGGGTTGCATGTCTGTATTCCCTACTCCATGGTCGAACCGATTCGAGATACTTTGTATAGCGCATTGCAAGGGGATCATTTGGAAGTCGACAAACGCTGGATTAAGTTATTGTCGCAACAAGTTCAAGGCGCTGAAGTGGAATTGGTTGCCAACCTCGGGGGTGCAAAAGTTACATTTGAACAAATTCTGAGCATGCAATCCGGGGATATTATTCCGCTGGAAATCCCAAAATCCATTTCAGTATGCGTTGATGGAGTGCCCGTAATGGATTGTCGCTACGGCACTATGAACGGGCACTATGCACTTAGGGTTAATTCAATGATTTCCAGATCAGAATTCGAATAA
- the fliN gene encoding flagellar motor switch protein FliN — MSESTENEQTETDDWAAAMAEQATATQIDASGSDGNTTDDWAAAMAEQATAEQSSTNSLASSGKEPNTSVFGSQNSSPSVFQEFSKDGESHGTRHDIDLILDIPVQMTVELGRTKIAIKNLLQLAQGSVVELDGMAGEPMDVLVNGCLIAQGEVVVVNDKFGIRLTDIITPSERIRKLNR; from the coding sequence ATGTCAGAATCAACAGAAAATGAACAAACAGAAACCGACGATTGGGCGGCTGCCATGGCTGAACAAGCGACAGCCACACAAATTGATGCCAGTGGCAGCGATGGAAATACTACCGATGATTGGGCCGCAGCCATGGCTGAACAGGCAACTGCAGAACAAAGCAGCACAAATTCTCTGGCATCGAGTGGCAAAGAACCAAATACATCTGTATTTGGCTCACAAAACTCCAGTCCATCAGTATTTCAGGAATTCTCAAAGGATGGTGAATCACATGGAACCCGCCATGACATAGATTTGATTCTGGACATTCCAGTACAAATGACGGTGGAACTCGGTCGCACCAAGATTGCCATCAAGAATCTGCTGCAACTTGCGCAAGGCTCTGTAGTAGAGCTGGACGGTATGGCGGGGGAACCTATGGATGTGCTGGTTAATGGTTGCTTGATTGCACAAGGCGAGGTTGTAGTGGTGAATGATAAATTCGGCATCCGCTTGACCGATATCATTACGCCGAGTGAACGGATTCGCAAACTTAATCGCTAG
- the fliO gene encoding flagellar biosynthetic protein FliO → MLSRYLLLFIMTVPFQAAAETGKPGYLPPPAVISTESTLQMMGGLLLVLALIGGITWLLRRFSLIPATSASIVKVIAATGVGQRERVVVVEIDSTWLVLGVAPGRVSKLHAMIKPAAETSDPILQGSSAVVFAEQLNQSIKKENA, encoded by the coding sequence ATGTTAAGCCGTTATTTATTGCTTTTTATTATGACCGTTCCGTTTCAGGCAGCTGCCGAAACTGGAAAACCAGGTTACCTCCCTCCTCCCGCCGTGATCTCAACCGAGAGCACGTTACAAATGATGGGAGGATTACTGTTGGTATTGGCGCTTATAGGAGGCATTACTTGGCTGCTTAGGCGATTCTCATTGATACCGGCCACTTCTGCAAGCATTGTTAAAGTTATTGCAGCTACCGGAGTGGGGCAACGAGAGCGAGTGGTGGTAGTTGAAATTGATAGCACTTGGCTGGTTCTTGGCGTGGCACCCGGTCGCGTGAGTAAATTACACGCAATGATCAAGCCCGCAGCTGAAACATCCGATCCAATATTGCAGGGATCATCCGCCGTGGTTTTTGCCGAGCAACTTAACCAGAGTATAAAAAAAGAAAATGCATAA